A single region of the Branchiostoma floridae strain S238N-H82 unplaced genomic scaffold, Bfl_VNyyK Sc7u5tJ_218, whole genome shotgun sequence genome encodes:
- the LOC118408600 gene encoding leucine dehydrogenase-like, which yields MSTLRTVGGVLFGKVCGRHVNNAPISNKRLLNQLFQVSSYFGAQNNVYLSSDAAKNEKTDSLLAMDPNRFAGHLQKLGIRRCFVVWDFEEGKAKVSHPELEELAQFCAADKVNYDQHEGVFMEVGRRTGVLMGAFVWRTYRGQACGGIRLWNYPGMDRYLTDGLRLAQGMGVKSALAGLWAGGGKGVVQEPMHNKHRDPDFRQKMFYDYGDFLSSLNGCYVSAEDVGLNVNDLNNVMNRTRYTTCISEELGGSGNPSILTGKGVVCAMEAALDFLNMGTLKEKTVAIQGAGNVAVIIIETLLEKGVKYIYVTECHQNRVDDMKRVLADKANGRLEIQKVPIEDTSIMSYDCDILSPCALGGILNAETIPKISAPIVCGAANNQLGCPEDNQLLKERGITYIVDYVANRMGIVNCANETYGRLPDDPAITRHLGRDWENSVFKITKEILQKAEKEDITPVEAADVLADKASRELHPIWPHRSQHIIKALVEGGWHRGNNIYGSLTTGL from the exons ATGAGTACCCTTCGAACCGTGGGAGGCGTGCTGTTCGGCAAGGTTTGCGGGAGACATGTGAACAACGCACCGATCAGCAACAAACGTCTTCTTAATCAGCTCTTCCAGGTTTCTTCGTATTTTGGCGCCCAGAATAATGTTTATCTTTCGTCCGATGCGGCGAAGAATGAGAAGACTGATTCCCTCCTCGCCATGGACCCTAATCGGTTCGCTGGACACCTGCAGAAGCTCGGGATCAGGAGGTGTTTCGTGGTGTGGGATTTTGAGGAGGGGAAGGCCAAGGTTTCCCATCCTGAGCTGGAGGAACTGGCCCAGTTCTGTGCGGCAGACAAG GTGAACTATGACCAGCATGAAGGTGTCTTTATGGAGGTGGGCAGgaggacaggtgtgttgatGGGAGCCTTTGTCTGGAGAACCTACCGTGGACAAGCA TGTGGAGGTATCCGTCTGTGGAACTACCCTGGTATGGACCGGTACCTGACCGATGGACTGAGACTGGCACAGGGGATGGGAGTGAAGTCTGCCTTAGCTGGACTATG GGCAGGTGGAGGGAAGGGAGTGGTACAGGAACCCATGCACAACAAACACAGGGACCCTGACTTCAGGCAGAAGATGTTCTATGACTACGGAGACTTCCTGTCCTCACTCAATGGCTGCTATG TTAGTGCGGAGGATGTAGGGTTGAACGTGAATGACCTGAACAATGTGATGAACAGAACCCGCTACACCACCTGTATATCTGAGGAACTAGGGGGCTCCGGAAATCCCTCTATACTCACGGGCAAAG GGGTTGTATGTGCAATGGAGGCTGCCCTGGACTTCCTGAACATGGGAACACTGAAGGAGAAAACAGTGGCTATACAAGGGGCTGGCAATGTAG CTGTGATCATCATTGAAACACTACTAGAGAAGGGAGTGAAATACATCTATGTCACAGAGTGTCACCAGAACCGTGTGGACGACATGAAACGAGTCCTAGCTGATAAG GCCAATGGAAGGTTAGAGATCCAGAAGGTTCCTATAGAAGACACCAGCATCATGTCCTATGACTGTGACATCCTGTCACCATGTGCACTTGGAGGA ATCCTGAATGCAGAAACAATACCGAAGATAAGTGCCCCCATCGTGTGTGGTGCAGCCAACAACCAGCTGGGTTGTCCAGAGGACAACCAACTGCTGAAGGAACGTGGCATCACCTACATTGTGGACTATGTGGCCAACAGGATG GGAATAGTAAACTGTGCCAATGAGACCTATGGTAGACTACCTGATGACCCAGCCATCACCAGACATCTGGGGAGAGACTGGGAGAACTCT GTGTTTAAGATCACAAAGGAGATCCTCCAGAAGGCTGAGAAGGAGGACATCACACCTGTGGAGGCTGCGGATGTCCTGGCAGACAAGGCGAGTCGGGAACTACACCCCATCTGGCCTCACCGCAGTCAGCACATCATCAAGGCACTGGTGGAGGGGGGCTGGCACAGGGGGAATAACATATACGGGTCTCTAACCACAGGGCTTTAA